The following coding sequences are from one Mytilus trossulus isolate FHL-02 chromosome 8, PNRI_Mtr1.1.1.hap1, whole genome shotgun sequence window:
- the LOC134727565 gene encoding toll-like receptor 2, producing the protein MNKTFDPLNIFRTIPNLKELDLSNNHLMDFEILKKLFLSTRNIRKLYLASTGIKKIPDGFLQKMPNIELLTLHGNELELLKASIFENVSSMRELYLDGNNIHVINQNSFPTQLLKSLDVLELSGNSYRCTCEIKWFLDTIRSTNLSSKMRKNWPKYYICHYPDNLKKNLLADYFPTTAECYPLNIVSIIIIAACSSVLILLFCVLMTFNCQINFKNALYLIRLKKRMKSGNFSLESADDYEFDAFVVYCDADRLWVHGVLLKQLENFHLNICVHHRDFDVGDTIINNIGKYMSKSWKIIVVLSNNFAKSEWCQWEIDLVQERRRRQGKEVLVLVMYQQIDSKHMITPLKTLLDTTPYLSYKEGFGENLFWTAVVKDIHKPLNIPPTSIF; encoded by the coding sequence atgaataaaacattcGATCCGTTAAATATTTTTCGAACTATTCCAAATCTGAAAGAACTGGATTTATCTAACAACCATTTAATGGATTTTGAGATActgaaaaaactttttttatcgaCACGGAATATACGAAAACTTTATCTAGCATCgacaggtataaaaaaaatcccagatggatttttgcaaaaaatgccAAATATTGAATTGTTGACATTACATGGGAATGAACTGGAACTGTTGAAGGCATCAATCTTCGAAAACGTGTCTTCCATGCGCGAGTTGTATCTTGACGGAAACAATATTCATGTTATAAACCAAAATTCTTTCCcaacacaattattaaaatCGTTAGACGTACTAGAATTATCCGGTAATTCATATCGGTGCACATGTGAGATAAAATGGTTTTTAGATACAATTCGATCAACAAATTTATCAAGTAAAATGCGCAAAAATTGGCCAAAGTATTACATATGCCATTATCCAgataatcttaaaaaaaacctacttGCAGATTATTTTCCAACGACAGCAGAATGTTATCCTTTGAACATTGtgtcaataataataatagctGCATGTTCGTCTGTATTAATTCTGCTTTTCTGTGTCCTAATGACCTTCAATTGccagataaactttaaaaatgcGCTTTATCTGATTCGTTTGAAGAAACGCATGAAAAGTGGGAACTTTAGTCTTGAATCGGCAGATGATTACGAGTTTGACGCGTTCGTTGTTTATTGCGATGCCGATCGCCTATGGGTCCATGGCGTTCTACTGAAACAATTGGAAAATTTTCATCTTAATATTTGTGTACATCATAGGGATTTTGATGTCGGAGACACAATCATCAACAACATTGGAAAATATATGTCGAAAAGTTGGAAGATCATAGTTGTTTTGTCTAATAACTTTGCTAAAAGCGAATGGTGTCAATGGGAGATTGACCTTGTACAAGAGCGGAGGCGCCGACAGGGAAAAGAGGTTTTGGTTTTAGTAATGTACCAACAgattgattcaaaacacatgaTTACCCCACTAAAGACATTACTCGATACAACGCCTTATTTGTCATATAAAGAAGGGTTTGGCGAGAATTTGTTCTGGACTGCTGTAGTTAAAGACATACACAAACCTTTGAATATTCCACCAACTTCTattttctaa